One Schlesneria paludicola DSM 18645 DNA segment encodes these proteins:
- the fabF gene encoding beta-ketoacyl-ACP synthase II: MRRRVVITGIGAITPVGNTVEEMWKSLQEAKSGIGPITHFDASHFPTTFAAEVKNFDLKDYVDDPKRFEHCGLNIRFAIGAARQAVNDSGVVDSVDPARFGVYLGAGEGQQDFARVMSLIAESQRDGHVDLEAFTRTGLTRLHAQQELEQEPNMPAGHLASIFDAQGPNLNCLTACAASSQAIGEATEIIRRGDADVMLSGGAHSMIHPFGVTGFNLLTALSTHNNEPQRASRPFDRDRDGFVLGEGAGMVILEELEHAKKRGARIYAELVGYGSTADAYRITDIHPDGRGAVACIRMALRDAQLNPEDIQYINAHGTSTEVNDKVETAAIKTSFGAAAYKTPVSSIKSMMGHLIAAAGSVEAITCLLSMRDGVLPPTINYETPDPDCDLDYVPNESRQAPVRRALSNSFGFGGQNCSLIFAEYR; this comes from the coding sequence ATGAGACGGCGAGTTGTCATCACGGGGATTGGAGCGATCACGCCCGTGGGCAATACGGTCGAAGAGATGTGGAAATCGCTGCAGGAAGCGAAAAGCGGAATCGGTCCGATCACCCACTTTGACGCATCGCACTTTCCGACCACCTTCGCTGCCGAAGTCAAAAACTTCGATCTGAAGGATTACGTCGACGATCCCAAGCGATTCGAGCATTGCGGTCTGAACATTCGGTTTGCGATTGGTGCCGCCCGTCAGGCCGTCAATGATTCCGGCGTCGTCGATTCTGTTGATCCCGCGCGATTCGGTGTGTATCTCGGAGCAGGCGAAGGCCAGCAGGATTTTGCACGCGTGATGAGTCTGATTGCGGAATCGCAACGCGACGGACATGTCGATCTGGAAGCGTTCACGCGTACAGGCTTGACGCGTCTGCATGCCCAGCAGGAGCTAGAGCAAGAACCGAATATGCCCGCCGGACACCTGGCCAGCATCTTTGACGCTCAAGGTCCCAACCTGAACTGTCTAACAGCGTGTGCGGCGTCCAGCCAGGCGATTGGTGAAGCGACCGAAATCATTCGCCGAGGCGATGCGGACGTGATGCTATCGGGCGGAGCGCACAGCATGATTCACCCGTTTGGGGTGACCGGTTTCAACCTTCTGACCGCGCTGTCCACACACAATAATGAACCGCAGCGCGCGTCGCGCCCCTTCGACCGCGATCGTGATGGCTTCGTGCTGGGCGAAGGCGCGGGCATGGTAATTCTCGAAGAACTCGAGCATGCCAAGAAGCGTGGAGCACGCATTTACGCCGAACTCGTCGGATACGGTTCGACCGCTGATGCCTATCGCATCACCGACATCCATCCCGATGGCCGGGGCGCAGTGGCCTGCATCAGGATGGCACTGCGTGACGCGCAGCTTAATCCAGAAGACATCCAGTACATCAACGCCCACGGGACCAGCACCGAAGTCAACGACAAGGTCGAAACGGCCGCGATCAAGACGTCGTTTGGTGCCGCCGCTTATAAGACACCGGTCTCCAGCATCAAGAGCATGATGGGGCACCTGATCGCCGCGGCCGGCAGTGTGGAAGCGATCACCTGTCTGTTGTCGATGCGAGACGGGGTCCTGCCACCCACAATCAATTACGAGACTCCCGATCCCGATTGCGATCTGGATTATGTTCCGAACGAATCGCGTCAGGCACCGGTTCGTCGAGCCCTTTCCAACAGCTTCGGTTTCGGCGGCCAGAACTGCTCATTGATCTTTGCAGAATATCGCTAA
- a CDS encoding energy-coupling factor ABC transporter ATP-binding protein: protein MTEPDTPLALELRRLSFRYPNGRVALNEISCSITAGERVALVGPSGAGKSTLLMHLNGLLPSPALNTIEAQVFVQSLAVTKPHLRQIRQQVGFVFQDPDDQLFCPTVREDVAFGPLNLGLSQTETLARVEHSLAAVGLPDHGPRNPSQLSTGERKRVCLAGVFACKPSVLVLDEPTSNLDPRARRQLLQLLKEFPGTQFIATHDLDFVLDLCQRVLVLDEGKLRADGPPERILANAILMERHGLDVPWRLRRESPSI from the coding sequence ATGACCGAACCGGACACGCCACTCGCGCTCGAACTGCGCAGGCTCTCATTTCGATATCCGAACGGCCGCGTTGCGCTCAATGAGATCTCATGCTCGATCACGGCCGGCGAACGAGTCGCGCTGGTCGGGCCCAGCGGAGCGGGCAAATCAACACTGCTGATGCATCTGAATGGGTTGCTGCCGAGCCCGGCACTTAACACGATCGAGGCACAGGTCTTTGTCCAATCGCTGGCCGTCACCAAGCCTCATCTGCGTCAAATCCGCCAACAGGTCGGCTTCGTCTTTCAAGATCCCGACGACCAGTTGTTTTGCCCAACCGTCCGAGAAGATGTCGCCTTCGGACCACTGAACCTGGGACTGTCACAGACCGAAACGTTGGCCCGTGTTGAACACAGCCTTGCGGCGGTGGGTCTACCCGATCATGGCCCGCGAAACCCGTCCCAATTGAGCACCGGCGAGCGGAAGCGGGTGTGCCTTGCCGGAGTGTTTGCGTGCAAACCGAGTGTCCTGGTGCTCGACGAACCCACCAGCAACCTTGATCCCAGAGCACGTCGACAGCTTTTACAGTTGCTGAAAGAGTTCCCTGGCACGCAGTTCATCGCCACCCACGACCTGGACTTTGTCCTCGATCTGTGCCAACGCGTTCTGGTACTGGACGAAGGCAAATTGCGTGCGGATGGACCGCCGGAACGAATTCTCGCCAATGCGATCCTCATGGAACGACACGGACTGGACGTCCCTTGGCGATTGCGCCGGGAGTCACCGTCAATCTGA
- a CDS encoding energy-coupling factor transporter transmembrane component T family protein — protein sequence MPPSSITTTDNPCRALPASLRLAITLAVILLASLIPLEHWPAHGLLLVVVFVGLSFAGVTLGYLIRRLALFLPMLFMFGLTVPLTQWDKAAAWSWMLALWIRCTTSFLAGLWLIHVLPFPELLATLLRWRCPTLLIAMLSFMYRYIFILWDELARLRHARDARDFGHGSLKMKWVGNAQLIGLLLLRAMERAERTHHAMLSRGWDGSIRFLDSDRGTSR from the coding sequence ATGCCGCCTAGTTCGATCACCACCACAGACAATCCCTGTCGAGCTCTTCCCGCCAGCCTCAGGCTCGCGATCACCCTCGCGGTGATTCTTCTCGCAAGCCTCATCCCCTTGGAACATTGGCCGGCGCACGGCCTGTTGCTGGTGGTCGTGTTTGTCGGCCTGAGTTTCGCCGGTGTCACCCTGGGCTACTTGATCCGCCGGCTGGCCCTCTTTCTACCGATGCTGTTCATGTTTGGCCTGACTGTCCCGCTGACACAGTGGGACAAAGCGGCCGCCTGGTCGTGGATGTTGGCGTTGTGGATCCGCTGCACGACCTCATTCCTCGCGGGACTTTGGCTGATTCACGTCCTGCCGTTCCCGGAACTTTTGGCCACTCTACTTCGTTGGCGATGTCCCACATTGCTGATCGCCATGCTCTCGTTCATGTACCGTTACATATTTATTCTCTGGGACGAACTGGCTCGATTGCGTCATGCCCGCGACGCTCGTGACTTCGGTCATGGGTCGTTGAAAATGAAATGGGTCGGCAATGCGCAACTGATCGGATTGCTGCTGCTCCGGGCGATGGAACGCGCCGAACGGACACACCATGCCATGCTGTCCCGAGGCTGGGACGGCTCAATTCGATTCCTCGACTCTGACCGAGGAACCTCGAGATGA
- a CDS encoding energy-coupling factor ABC transporter permease has protein sequence MHIRDGILSPEVCAAASLLSLGAVGYSLRQLRVDLEDRAVPLTGMLAAVVFAGQMVNFPLIGLPVSGHLLGGVLAAVILGPWAGCLAITLVLLVQAVLFNDGGLMSLGANILNMAVVGAWGGYAVYALIRRCLGNAPFTAIPAAIAAAWLSVLSAAAVFCLEFACSSNSKDFSLSGIFTLMVLYHALIGIGEAFITGSVLGFVLARRPDLITTPTSKSATTSVGQAVVAGLVAALAVAAFLAPFKSEEPDGLDKVAQMKGLDVLQVERDGLILNDYEVPLPAPLEWSAAATSLAGILGTCVVFAMAIALGKAARWKLPEPVADGGHAA, from the coding sequence ATGCATATTCGCGATGGAATCCTCAGCCCCGAAGTCTGCGCCGCGGCGAGCCTGCTCAGCCTGGGTGCTGTTGGGTATAGCCTGCGACAGCTTCGAGTCGATCTCGAAGATCGTGCGGTGCCATTGACCGGCATGCTTGCAGCAGTCGTCTTCGCCGGGCAGATGGTGAATTTTCCCCTGATCGGACTGCCCGTTTCCGGCCATCTCCTGGGAGGCGTCCTGGCGGCGGTCATCCTCGGTCCATGGGCCGGATGCCTGGCGATCACGCTGGTCCTCCTCGTGCAGGCGGTGCTATTTAACGACGGCGGACTGATGTCGCTCGGCGCCAATATTTTGAACATGGCGGTGGTGGGGGCGTGGGGCGGCTATGCCGTATACGCGCTGATCCGTCGATGCCTCGGGAACGCTCCATTCACGGCGATCCCCGCTGCAATCGCGGCCGCATGGCTGTCGGTGCTGTCGGCGGCCGCGGTCTTCTGCCTGGAATTCGCCTGTTCATCAAATTCGAAAGATTTCAGCCTGAGCGGCATCTTCACGCTGATGGTCCTGTATCACGCCTTGATCGGAATCGGTGAAGCGTTCATCACCGGATCGGTGCTGGGCTTTGTGCTCGCACGGCGGCCGGACCTGATTACGACGCCAACTTCGAAGTCGGCCACGACCTCCGTCGGCCAAGCCGTCGTCGCGGGGCTGGTCGCGGCCCTCGCCGTTGCGGCATTTCTCGCCCCCTTCAAATCCGAAGAACCCGATGGGCTCGACAAAGTCGCGCAAATGAAAGGGTTGGATGTTCTGCAGGTCGAACGCGATGGGTTAATCCTGAATGACTACGAAGTTCCACTTCCCGCGCCGCTAGAATGGTCGGCAGCAGCAACGTCATTGGCGGGCATCCTGGGAACCTGCGTCGTCTTCGCGATGGCCATCGCGCTCGGCAAGGCGGCGCGCTGGAAGTTACCGGAACCTGTTGCGGACGGTGGCCATGCCGCCTAG
- the fae gene encoding formaldehyde-activating enzyme, producing MPQRIVLRTGEALVEAAPAYSAAEPEVVIGELDGPVGYAIANLIGDQTRGHSRVFAILNCDVQVRPVTLMVSKVTVNSTKYTNILMGTVQAGIANGVLDAVRAGDIPKEKANDLGIIVSVWLDPSVTEVEVDHDILFETNRQATAKAIHKAMHNEPGIDWLLANQKNITHYFHQLGKEGKL from the coding sequence ATCCCTCAACGAATCGTCTTGCGGACGGGCGAAGCACTCGTGGAAGCAGCCCCCGCCTACTCCGCCGCAGAACCGGAAGTCGTCATTGGCGAACTGGATGGCCCGGTCGGATATGCAATCGCGAACTTGATCGGCGACCAGACTCGCGGCCACTCACGCGTGTTCGCAATCCTGAATTGCGACGTCCAGGTCCGGCCGGTCACGCTGATGGTCAGCAAGGTGACGGTCAACAGCACGAAGTACACCAACATCCTGATGGGTACCGTTCAGGCAGGGATTGCCAACGGCGTGCTCGATGCCGTCCGAGCCGGCGATATCCCCAAAGAGAAAGCCAACGATCTGGGCATCATCGTTTCCGTCTGGCTCGATCCAAGCGTGACGGAAGTTGAAGTCGACCACGACATCCTGTTCGAAACCAATCGGCAGGCGACGGCCAAGGCCATTCACAAAGCGATGCACAACGAACCGGGCATCGACTGGCTGCTGGCCAATCAAAAGAATATCACGCATTACTTCCATCAGCTCGGTAAAGAAGGAAAGCTCTGA